The Aminithiophilus ramosus genome contains a region encoding:
- a CDS encoding aspartate/glutamate racemase family protein — translation MTARPSVAILCWEEGQVPRGLVQLESLRGNSTNAASYAYPVRFSRIEGANVETVLENPDRKILERMIDESRRLVAEEGIRAVTTSCGFNALFQRELARSLDVPVFTSSLLQVPLVSALIGGRTVAVITAKKRALKEEHLRAVAIAPSLPLEIIGMEEAPEWNKIFVAPDEEIDLDVVAREVVDRACEAKGKDRSIGAFVLECTDLPPFAEAVREATGLPVFDFITLVDWVQAALGR, via the coding sequence ATGACCGCTCGGCCGTCCGTCGCCATTCTCTGCTGGGAGGAAGGACAGGTCCCCCGGGGCCTGGTCCAGCTCGAATCTCTCCGAGGCAACAGCACCAACGCCGCTTCCTACGCCTACCCGGTGCGCTTTTCCCGCATCGAGGGGGCCAACGTCGAGACCGTCCTGGAAAACCCCGACAGGAAGATCCTGGAGCGGATGATCGACGAATCCCGTCGTCTCGTCGCCGAAGAGGGAATCCGGGCCGTCACGACGAGCTGCGGCTTCAACGCCCTCTTCCAGCGCGAACTGGCCCGGAGCCTCGACGTTCCCGTCTTCACCTCCAGTCTCCTTCAGGTTCCTCTCGTCTCGGCCCTCATCGGGGGCAGGACCGTCGCCGTCATCACGGCGAAAAAGAGGGCGCTGAAAGAGGAACACCTTCGGGCCGTGGCCATCGCCCCCTCCCTTCCCCTGGAGATCATCGGGATGGAGGAGGCCCCGGAGTGGAACAAGATCTTCGTCGCTCCCGACGAGGAGATCGACCTCGACGTCGTCGCCCGCGAGGTCGTGGACCGGGCCTGCGAGGCCAAAGGGAAGGATCGGTCCATCGGCGCCTTCGTCCTGGAATGCACCGATCTTCCCCCCTTCGCCGAGGCCGTCAGAGAGGCGACGGGCCTTCCCGTCTTCGATTTCATCACGCTCGTCGACTGGGTTCAGGCGGCACTGGGCCGCTGA
- a CDS encoding saccharopine dehydrogenase C-terminal domain-containing protein, which produces MKKALVFGAGLVARPCVQYLLANGIEVTVADLSEANLARVTEGHALSRTVVADAGTEAEALIDGVGPDVVVCLLPPRFMASVARQCLRAGVHLVHPAYLDGETEALSGEAERAGFLFLVELGLDPGIDHMSAARTIREIHGRGGQVLSFRSLCGALPSAEANTNPWGYKLSWAPASLIGASRRTARVLLDGREILWPDGKTYEKAHIEKIEGMGWYEVYANADSLPYVETYSIPEARTLYRGTIRYPGWSETICAMNVLGLFDESPLDLKGETFRRFTALRAGARPDEAVREALCRRLNLAPYATVLHRFDWLGLLDDRPIPFERGSARDVVACLFAEKLVYEQGERDLVILQDEFLATFPGRSDPIRYLSTLVDFGLPDGDTSIARTTGLPPAIAARLLVEGKIAARGVLRPVLPEIYEPVLAELESEGIVLRETSSPT; this is translated from the coding sequence GTGAAAAAAGCGCTCGTTTTCGGGGCCGGACTCGTGGCCCGCCCCTGCGTGCAGTACCTGCTCGCCAACGGCATCGAGGTGACCGTCGCCGACCTTTCCGAGGCCAACCTGGCCCGGGTGACGGAAGGACACGCCCTGAGCCGGACCGTCGTCGCCGACGCCGGGACAGAGGCGGAAGCTCTCATCGACGGAGTCGGGCCCGACGTCGTCGTCTGCCTCCTGCCTCCCCGCTTCATGGCTTCCGTGGCCCGCCAGTGCCTCAGGGCCGGGGTCCATCTCGTCCACCCCGCCTACCTGGACGGGGAGACGGAGGCCCTTTCCGGCGAGGCGGAAAGGGCCGGATTCCTCTTCCTCGTCGAGCTCGGTCTCGATCCGGGCATCGACCACATGTCGGCGGCCAGGACCATTCGGGAGATCCACGGCCGAGGCGGCCAGGTCCTCTCCTTCCGTTCCCTCTGCGGCGCCCTTCCCTCGGCAGAGGCCAACACCAACCCCTGGGGATACAAGCTCTCCTGGGCTCCGGCGAGCCTCATCGGCGCCAGCAGGCGGACGGCCCGGGTCCTTCTCGACGGGCGTGAAATCCTCTGGCCCGACGGAAAGACCTACGAAAAGGCCCACATCGAAAAGATCGAGGGCATGGGCTGGTACGAAGTCTACGCCAACGCCGACTCCCTGCCCTACGTCGAGACCTACTCCATCCCGGAAGCGCGGACCCTCTACCGGGGGACGATCCGCTACCCCGGCTGGTCGGAGACGATCTGCGCCATGAACGTCCTGGGCCTTTTCGACGAGAGCCCTCTCGACCTGAAAGGGGAGACCTTCCGGCGCTTCACGGCCCTCCGGGCCGGGGCGAGGCCGGACGAGGCGGTCCGAGAGGCCCTCTGCCGCCGCCTGAATCTGGCCCCCTACGCGACGGTCCTCCATCGTTTCGACTGGCTCGGACTTCTCGACGACCGCCCCATTCCCTTCGAAAGGGGAAGCGCCCGCGACGTCGTCGCCTGCCTCTTCGCCGAAAAGCTCGTCTACGAACAAGGAGAGAGGGATCTCGTCATCCTCCAGGATGAATTCCTGGCCACCTTCCCCGGCCGTTCCGATCCGATCCGCTACCTCTCCACCCTCGTCGACTTCGGCCTCCCCGACGGCGACACGTCGATCGCCCGGACGACGGGCCTCCCTCCGGCCATCGCCGCCCGTCTCCTCGTCGAGGGAAAGATCGCGGCCCGCGGCGTCCTCCGCCCCGTCCTTCCCGAGATCTACGAACCGGTTCTGGCTGAGCTCGAATCGGAGGGGATCGTCCTCAGGGAAACCTCAAGCCCGACCTAG
- a CDS encoding APC family permease, producing MNKDHRLKEITSEATDFKREIGVFGGVSIIGGIMIGSGIFYLGAIVLQRTGMSLGLSLACWLVGGIISLMGGLCFAELGAAMPRSGGSTVYLSEAFHPVVGFIRGFSDWAIGGPGSVAAIAIALPSALQSFFSLGEGTIKAIAIALIVALTVYNLFGIRVGTLLQDTFMIAKLIPIFLIMFAALIAGKVSPELSLAPVVGGPVGTVKILSMVAFGVVASLWAYEGWSNINSVAEEMKDPRKSLPRAVFLGIGFVTLLYVAFNYAIYRVLPFEEIRSMLSEDNLYLGTAVAKKIFGNFGAVLVTIGMAVSMFGALNGLIIAQPRMYYALAQEGHFFKSFARLHPKHKVPTAALLVQGLLSILLVLSRNLDQLTSLVVFIGMVFNLMTILAVFILRRKHPHIARPYKVFGYPFTVFVTSLIFLGLVVNTFFDDPTSALLGITVPVVGVFVYMYFDRRLKRERRAEGEV from the coding sequence ATGAACAAGGATCACCGTCTCAAGGAAATCACTTCGGAAGCGACGGACTTCAAGCGGGAAATCGGCGTCTTCGGCGGAGTCAGCATCATCGGCGGCATCATGATCGGATCGGGCATCTTCTACCTGGGGGCCATCGTCCTCCAGCGGACCGGCATGAGCCTAGGCCTTTCCCTGGCCTGCTGGCTCGTCGGCGGCATCATCTCTCTCATGGGCGGACTCTGCTTCGCCGAACTGGGAGCGGCCATGCCGCGATCGGGCGGTTCGACGGTCTACCTCTCCGAGGCTTTCCATCCCGTCGTGGGCTTCATCCGAGGCTTCAGCGACTGGGCCATCGGCGGACCGGGGTCGGTGGCGGCCATCGCCATCGCCCTGCCCAGCGCGCTCCAGTCCTTTTTCTCCCTCGGCGAGGGGACCATCAAGGCCATCGCCATCGCCCTGATCGTCGCCCTCACCGTCTACAATCTCTTCGGCATCCGCGTGGGAACCCTGCTCCAGGACACCTTCATGATCGCCAAGCTGATTCCCATCTTCCTCATCATGTTCGCCGCCCTCATCGCGGGGAAGGTCTCGCCGGAGCTGAGCCTCGCCCCCGTCGTCGGCGGACCGGTGGGCACCGTCAAAATCCTTTCCATGGTGGCCTTCGGCGTCGTGGCCTCCCTCTGGGCCTACGAGGGCTGGTCCAACATCAACAGCGTCGCCGAGGAGATGAAAGATCCCCGCAAGAGCCTGCCCCGCGCCGTCTTTCTGGGCATCGGATTCGTCACGCTCCTCTACGTGGCCTTCAACTACGCCATCTACCGCGTCCTGCCCTTCGAGGAGATCCGCTCCATGCTCTCCGAGGACAATCTCTACCTCGGCACGGCCGTCGCCAAAAAGATCTTCGGCAATTTCGGCGCCGTCCTCGTCACGATCGGCATGGCCGTCTCCATGTTCGGCGCCCTGAACGGGCTCATCATCGCCCAGCCCCGCATGTACTACGCCCTGGCCCAGGAGGGGCACTTCTTCAAGAGCTTCGCCCGGCTCCATCCGAAGCACAAGGTCCCCACGGCGGCCCTCCTCGTCCAGGGCCTCCTGTCCATTCTCCTCGTCCTTTCGAGGAACCTGGACCAGCTGACCTCCCTCGTCGTCTTCATCGGCATGGTCTTCAACCTCATGACGATTCTCGCCGTTTTCATTCTCCGCAGGAAACATCCCCACATCGCCAGGCCCTACAAGGTCTTCGGCTATCCCTTCACCGTCTTCGTCACCTCGCTGATCTTCCTGGGCCTCGTCGTCAACACCTTCTTCGACGATCCGACGAGCGCGCTCCTGGGAATCACCGTCCCCGTCGTCGGCGTCTTCGTCTACATGTACTTCGATCGCCGCCTCAAGAGGGAACGCCGGGCGGAAGGAGAGGTCTGA
- a CDS encoding amidohydrolase: MRQAWINGKIYLERGSFCQALLVEDGVIVKTGSDEEIGALAGTSPVVDCRGKTLVPGLNDSHLHLSCFGASLMEVDLTRATSIDEIVSLCRDHMARHPERSREGMRSMGWNQDLFEKDRRLPDRDDLDRISTEIPIVLERVCGHICATNSKVLEILGIDEKTASPEGGTIERDRSGRPRGIFTENAVAWVEGTVPPLPMESRMELFEKAMDYAASCGLTSLQSNDVGAPNACGDFISIRRLYEEGRAKIRFRHQVTCQTAEEIERLVATERSLPAYGGDMLTFGPLKLFKDGSLGARTALMRQAYRDDPGNFGVEALSDSLQETLCRKAAQCGLQVITHVIGDRAIEKTLDIYEKIMQEGRKDLRHGLVHCQITDWALLERIARLGVVVFFQPIFLDYDMHIVEDRCGGELARTSYAFASLDALGAPIGYGTDAPVEDLNPFPNICEAVTRQDRSGHPQGGFHPQERVDVCTALDAYTAGSAYCEFMEHRKGRIREGYLADFTLLSEDIFSIAPERIRDIKALMTVVGGRTVHRDASF, encoded by the coding sequence ATGAGACAGGCCTGGATCAACGGCAAGATCTATCTGGAAAGGGGCTCTTTCTGCCAGGCCCTTCTCGTCGAGGACGGGGTGATCGTCAAGACGGGATCGGACGAGGAGATCGGAGCCCTTGCCGGCACGAGCCCCGTCGTCGACTGTCGCGGCAAGACCCTCGTTCCCGGCCTGAACGATTCCCACCTTCACCTTTCCTGTTTCGGCGCCTCCCTGATGGAGGTCGATCTGACGAGGGCGACGAGTATCGACGAGATCGTCTCCCTCTGCCGTGACCACATGGCCCGCCACCCCGAGAGGAGCCGAGAGGGCATGCGGAGCATGGGCTGGAATCAGGACCTTTTCGAGAAAGACAGGCGTCTGCCCGACAGGGACGATCTGGACCGCATCTCGACGGAGATCCCCATCGTCCTCGAAAGGGTCTGCGGCCATATCTGCGCCACCAATTCCAAAGTTCTCGAAATCCTGGGAATCGACGAAAAGACGGCCTCTCCCGAGGGCGGAACGATCGAGCGGGACCGTTCGGGCAGGCCTCGGGGCATCTTCACGGAAAACGCCGTGGCCTGGGTCGAGGGGACCGTTCCCCCCCTTCCCATGGAGAGCCGGATGGAGCTTTTCGAAAAGGCCATGGACTATGCCGCCTCCTGCGGCCTGACCTCCCTTCAGTCCAACGACGTGGGGGCGCCCAATGCCTGCGGCGACTTCATCTCCATCCGCAGACTCTACGAGGAGGGACGGGCCAAGATCCGCTTCCGCCATCAGGTCACCTGCCAGACGGCCGAGGAAATAGAACGACTCGTCGCCACCGAGCGCAGTCTTCCCGCCTACGGAGGCGACATGCTCACCTTCGGCCCTCTCAAGCTCTTCAAGGACGGCAGTCTGGGGGCCCGGACGGCCCTGATGCGGCAGGCCTACCGGGACGATCCGGGCAATTTCGGCGTCGAGGCCCTGAGCGACAGCCTTCAGGAGACCCTCTGCCGCAAGGCCGCCCAGTGCGGCCTCCAGGTGATCACCCACGTCATCGGCGACAGGGCCATCGAAAAGACCCTCGACATCTACGAAAAAATCATGCAAGAGGGGAGAAAGGACCTCCGTCACGGCCTGGTCCACTGCCAGATCACCGATTGGGCCCTTCTGGAGAGGATCGCCCGACTGGGCGTCGTCGTCTTCTTTCAGCCCATCTTTCTCGACTACGACATGCACATCGTCGAGGACCGGTGCGGCGGAGAGCTGGCCCGCACCTCCTACGCCTTCGCCAGCCTCGACGCCCTCGGAGCGCCCATCGGCTACGGCACCGACGCCCCCGTCGAAGACCTCAACCCCTTCCCGAACATCTGCGAGGCCGTCACCCGCCAGGACCGGTCGGGCCACCCTCAAGGGGGCTTCCATCCCCAGGAACGCGTCGACGTCTGCACGGCCCTCGACGCCTACACGGCGGGCAGCGCCTACTGCGAGTTCATGGAGCACAGGAAGGGACGCATCCGCGAGGGCTACCTGGCCGACTTCACCCTTCTCAGCGAGGACATCTTCTCCATCGCCCCCGAAAGGATCCGGGATATCAAGGCCCTCATGACCGTCGTGGGAGGCAGGACCGTCCATCGCGACGCCTCTTTCTAG
- a CDS encoding glycerol dehydrogenase gives MISTTLFPGRYVQGEGARRQIGSDLSRLGARGLVICGPTVFRKALPDYEPFMRKAVDVTVETYRGECSDEEIARLLGLALHSKAQFIVGLGGGKVLDTAKAVAYEARLPVAVVPTIAGTDAPCSALSVIYTEEGAFKRYLVLPRNPDLVLVDTEIVARAPVRLLVSGMGDALATWFEAESCRKAYASNMTGNVGSLSAYALARLCYDTLLEDGLAARTACEARIVTPSLERIVEANTLLSGLGFESGGLATSHSIHNGLTVLERTHAFYHGEKVAFGTLASLFLTDKPVDVIDEVFDFCESVGLPTTLGQIGLADVSDEELLAVAEASCAEGETIHNESVPVTPRSVFAALKGADAEGRRRAR, from the coding sequence ATGATCAGCACCACTCTTTTTCCCGGGCGTTACGTCCAGGGCGAAGGCGCCCGCAGGCAGATCGGCTCCGATCTGAGCCGGCTGGGCGCGAGGGGACTCGTCATCTGCGGTCCCACCGTTTTCAGGAAAGCTCTCCCCGACTACGAGCCTTTCATGAGAAAGGCCGTCGACGTGACCGTCGAGACCTACCGAGGCGAATGTTCCGACGAGGAGATCGCCCGCCTGCTCGGCCTGGCCCTCCATTCCAAGGCCCAGTTCATCGTCGGCCTCGGCGGCGGCAAGGTCCTCGACACGGCCAAGGCCGTCGCCTACGAGGCCCGCCTCCCCGTCGCCGTCGTCCCCACCATCGCCGGAACCGACGCCCCCTGCAGCGCCCTCTCCGTCATCTACACCGAGGAGGGCGCGTTCAAGCGCTATCTCGTCCTGCCCCGCAACCCCGATCTGGTCCTCGTCGACACGGAGATCGTCGCCCGGGCTCCCGTCCGCCTTCTCGTCTCCGGCATGGGAGACGCCCTGGCCACCTGGTTCGAGGCCGAGTCGTGCAGGAAAGCCTACGCATCGAACATGACGGGCAACGTGGGCTCCCTGTCGGCCTACGCCCTGGCCCGCCTCTGCTACGACACGCTTCTCGAAGACGGCCTGGCGGCCCGCACGGCCTGCGAGGCCCGCATCGTCACGCCCTCGCTGGAGCGGATCGTCGAGGCCAACACGCTGCTGAGCGGGCTGGGCTTCGAAAGCGGCGGCCTGGCCACCTCCCATTCCATACACAACGGCCTGACCGTCCTCGAAAGGACCCATGCCTTCTACCACGGAGAGAAGGTGGCCTTCGGCACCCTGGCCTCTCTCTTCCTGACGGACAAGCCCGTCGACGTCATCGACGAGGTCTTCGATTTCTGCGAGTCCGTGGGCCTGCCGACGACGCTGGGCCAGATCGGCCTGGCCGACGTCTCCGACGAGGAGCTCCTGGCCGTCGCCGAGGCGAGCTGCGCCGAGGGGGAGACGATCCACAACGAATCGGTCCCCGTCACGCCCCGCAGCGTCTTCGCGGCCCTCAAGGGCGCCGACGCCGAGGGGCGGCGCCGGGCCCGCTGA
- a CDS encoding MBL fold metallo-hydrolase, producing the protein MLDRLTVTILAEDSVPYESPLLGQHGISLWIEAEREGSTRRLLVDVGQNSDALLHNVRELAIPLEKTDAVVITHCHYDHTKGLSRIVEAIGKGDLPVVAHPSLFRPHFVVEPFLQHVGVPFEDGAERLRAAGARLILAADPLPIMAGLTTSGEVPRRTDFESPGIDLYTVDEAGRLLSDPVADDLALFASVEGRGLVVVTGCSHAGIVNIVHRGLNLTGEEKVAALFGGFHLVESDDERIARTVSALRALSPDLVAAGHCTGFRAQAALYGAFGDAFTPLGAGRRFTVEA; encoded by the coding sequence ATGCTGGACAGATTGACTGTAACGATCCTCGCCGAGGACAGCGTCCCCTACGAGAGCCCCCTGCTGGGACAGCACGGGATCTCCCTCTGGATCGAGGCGGAGCGGGAGGGCTCGACCCGCCGCCTCCTCGTCGACGTGGGGCAGAATTCCGACGCCCTCCTCCACAACGTGAGGGAACTGGCCATTCCCCTCGAAAAGACCGATGCCGTCGTCATCACCCACTGCCACTACGACCACACGAAGGGGCTGAGCCGGATCGTCGAGGCCATCGGGAAGGGAGACCTGCCCGTCGTCGCCCATCCTTCCCTCTTCCGGCCCCATTTCGTCGTCGAGCCCTTCCTCCAGCACGTCGGCGTCCCCTTCGAGGACGGGGCCGAACGCCTCCGTGCCGCAGGGGCCCGGCTCATCCTCGCCGCCGATCCCCTGCCGATCATGGCGGGGCTCACGACGAGCGGCGAAGTGCCCCGCAGGACCGACTTCGAATCGCCCGGCATCGATCTCTACACCGTCGACGAGGCGGGGCGCCTCCTCAGTGATCCCGTCGCCGACGACCTGGCTCTCTTCGCCTCCGTCGAGGGGCGGGGCCTCGTCGTCGTCACCGGGTGCAGCCATGCGGGGATCGTCAACATCGTCCATCGCGGGCTGAATCTGACGGGAGAGGAGAAGGTCGCCGCCCTGTTCGGCGGCTTCCATCTCGTCGAATCCGACGACGAGCGCATCGCCAGAACCGTCTCGGCCCTCCGGGCCCTCTCGCCCGACCTCGTGGCGGCGGGGCACTGCACGGGTTTCCGGGCACAGGCGGCCCTCTACGGGGCCTTCGGCGACGCCTTCACCCCCCTGGGGGCGGGAAGGCGCTTCACCGTCGAGGCGTGA
- a CDS encoding APC family permease translates to MTENRRNGTSSGGHSFGTFGGVFTPTTLTILGVIMFLRFGQVVGQAGTLNALLIVLGAKSITLLTSFSVAAIATNTQVKGGGAYFLISRTLGVEYGGVIAIFLYIAQATSVALYVIGFTEAFVGTFPVTLSFRLIATVVNVAVFLCVYIGAGWTIKVQYGILAVLVLSVLSFLAGALPQSSIETFRANLHSAYLPGQSFFTMFALFFPAVTGIMAGVNMSGDLRDPGKSIPDGTFAAVLFTGAIYLSMALFLGASRPQEALIHQGLIVREIAWSPLLITAGVFAATLSSALGSMMGAPRVLQAFAADDVFSRLRPFAKGSGPAREPRRATIVTFLIAQTAIVLGDLDAVAPIITMFFMVTYGTLNLACFLEGITRNPSFRPRFRWHHWALSLLGALLCLAVMFLINVLWAAVAILIMVAVYGLIGRAEVLAAWGDLSSGLAFQRARWALLRLEKERYHPKNWRPSILALSGGAWSRNHLAEYACWLSAGRGVVSLAQILFGDVEEFVVRRNEAERLLRRHIQEEGRAAFPAVVVEEDLGKGIKTLLQCHGIGGVRPNTILMGWSEDPRRVGLFGRTLRLCRAMGRSVVVVRYDRRVERNDEEAPKGSLNIWWREPHNGALMLLLAHLMKQNRIWRNHPLRILCPVPPRADRENLTAEMTDRLALARIDAEIVVLPTDDPLSALRAEVVREPFAALFVGFEPPEEGHEEAFIDRYRPVTELPGDVILVSSSGDVALEA, encoded by the coding sequence ATGACGGAAAACAGACGCAACGGAACCTCTTCGGGCGGACACTCCTTCGGTACCTTCGGAGGTGTCTTCACCCCCACGACGCTGACCATTCTGGGCGTCATCATGTTTCTCCGTTTCGGCCAGGTCGTCGGCCAGGCCGGGACCCTCAACGCCCTCCTGATCGTTCTGGGGGCCAAATCGATCACCCTCCTCACCTCCTTTTCCGTGGCGGCCATCGCCACCAACACCCAGGTCAAGGGAGGAGGGGCCTACTTCCTCATCAGCCGGACTCTGGGCGTCGAGTACGGCGGCGTCATCGCCATCTTCCTCTACATCGCCCAGGCCACGTCGGTGGCCCTCTACGTCATCGGCTTCACAGAGGCTTTCGTCGGCACCTTTCCCGTCACTCTCTCCTTCCGCCTCATCGCCACCGTCGTCAACGTCGCCGTCTTCCTCTGCGTCTACATCGGAGCGGGGTGGACCATCAAGGTCCAGTACGGCATTCTGGCCGTTCTGGTCCTCTCCGTCCTCTCTTTCCTCGCCGGAGCCCTGCCCCAGAGCTCGATCGAAACCTTCAGGGCCAATCTTCACAGCGCCTACCTTCCGGGCCAGTCCTTTTTCACCATGTTCGCCCTCTTCTTTCCCGCCGTGACGGGGATTATGGCCGGCGTCAACATGTCGGGCGATCTCCGCGACCCGGGAAAATCCATCCCCGACGGAACCTTCGCCGCCGTCCTCTTCACGGGCGCCATCTACCTTTCCATGGCCCTTTTTCTGGGCGCCTCCCGTCCCCAGGAGGCCCTCATCCATCAGGGACTGATCGTCCGCGAGATCGCCTGGTCCCCTCTTCTCATCACGGCCGGCGTCTTCGCCGCCACCCTCTCGTCGGCCCTGGGAAGCATGATGGGCGCGCCGCGGGTTCTTCAGGCCTTCGCCGCCGACGACGTCTTTTCCCGTCTCCGCCCCTTCGCCAAGGGGAGCGGCCCGGCCCGCGAACCCCGCCGGGCGACGATCGTCACCTTCCTCATCGCCCAGACGGCCATCGTCCTGGGCGACCTCGACGCCGTGGCGCCCATCATCACCATGTTCTTCATGGTCACCTACGGAACGCTCAACCTGGCCTGCTTCCTCGAGGGGATCACGCGCAACCCCAGCTTCCGCCCCCGCTTCCGCTGGCACCACTGGGCCCTCTCTCTTCTGGGCGCCTTGCTCTGCCTGGCCGTCATGTTTCTCATAAACGTCCTCTGGGCGGCTGTGGCGATCCTCATCATGGTCGCCGTCTACGGCCTCATCGGCCGGGCCGAGGTGCTGGCCGCCTGGGGCGATCTCTCCAGCGGCCTGGCCTTCCAGAGGGCCCGATGGGCCCTGCTCCGCCTGGAGAAGGAGCGGTACCATCCCAAGAACTGGCGTCCATCGATCCTGGCCCTCAGCGGCGGCGCCTGGAGCCGCAACCACCTGGCCGAATACGCCTGCTGGCTCTCGGCGGGACGTGGCGTCGTCTCCCTTGCCCAGATCCTCTTCGGCGACGTCGAAGAGTTCGTCGTCCGCCGCAACGAGGCCGAGAGACTCCTTCGCCGCCACATCCAGGAGGAGGGGCGGGCCGCCTTTCCGGCCGTCGTCGTCGAGGAAGATCTGGGCAAGGGGATCAAGACCCTTCTTCAATGTCACGGCATCGGCGGCGTCCGGCCCAACACGATCCTCATGGGATGGAGCGAGGACCCCCGGCGGGTCGGCCTTTTCGGAAGAACCCTCCGTCTCTGCCGCGCCATGGGGCGGAGCGTCGTCGTCGTCCGTTACGACCGCAGGGTGGAACGCAACGACGAAGAGGCCCCCAAGGGCAGCCTCAACATCTGGTGGCGCGAACCCCACAACGGGGCTCTCATGCTCCTTCTGGCCCATCTGATGAAGCAGAACCGCATCTGGCGGAACCATCCTCTGCGCATCCTCTGTCCCGTGCCTCCCCGTGCCGACAGGGAGAATCTGACGGCGGAGATGACGGACCGTCTCGCCCTGGCCCGCATCGATGCCGAGATCGTCGTCCTCCCCACCGATGACCCCCTCTCGGCCCTCCGTGCGGAGGTGGTCCGCGAGCCTTTTGCCGCCCTTTTCGTCGGATTCGAGCCCCCGGAAGAGGGCCATGAGGAGGCCTTCATCGACCGATACCGCCCCGTCACCGAGTTGCCGGGCGACGTGATCCTCGTCTCCAGCTCGGGTGACGTGGCCCTCGAGGCCTGA